From the Saccharobesus litoralis genome, one window contains:
- a CDS encoding putative glycoside hydrolase → MSYIKQHILTKTTAKGLLLSSLLIACSHTNAFSNDSVSSYIHNGKAVKPWKMSIGNPLNNNIKVKNQAAETAKGNLIVKPGKKNKNGDALHLKWRGRKIQNEWGGTSATTFKINGKKLDIDAVKNAAALVFEVKMLRSPSDAVELTAICKWNHKCKGSMSIKPLLKRLKKKKWSYLPIPLNCLGKDDFDFTQITEFSLSTKGKLEMEIANVGLAPLAQGDKGCAK, encoded by the coding sequence ATGTCTTATATAAAACAACACATACTGACTAAAACAACAGCCAAAGGATTGCTACTTTCTTCTCTTCTTATTGCCTGCTCGCATACTAATGCGTTTAGTAATGACTCGGTTTCTAGTTATATTCATAACGGTAAAGCGGTTAAACCTTGGAAAATGAGCATTGGCAACCCGCTTAATAATAATATCAAGGTTAAAAACCAAGCAGCGGAAACCGCAAAAGGCAATTTAATTGTTAAACCGGGTAAAAAAAATAAAAATGGCGATGCGCTGCATCTAAAATGGCGCGGCCGGAAAATACAAAATGAGTGGGGCGGTACATCAGCAACCACCTTTAAAATCAACGGTAAAAAATTAGATATTGATGCTGTTAAAAATGCAGCCGCATTAGTTTTTGAAGTGAAAATGCTACGCTCACCCAGCGACGCGGTAGAATTAACCGCTATTTGCAAATGGAATCATAAATGTAAAGGCTCAATGTCTATCAAACCTTTACTTAAGCGCTTAAAGAAAAAGAAATGGTCTTACCTGCCTATCCCGCTAAATTGTCTTGGCAAAGATGACTTTGATTTTACACAAATCACAGAATTTTCATTATCCACCAAAGGTAAGCTTGAAATGGAAATTGCCAATGTTGGCTTAGCCCCTCTCGCCCAAGGTGATAAAGGTTGCGCTAAATAA
- a CDS encoding YbaB/EbfC family nucleoid-associated protein, translating into MLEEPANLSALRDHLSINRTAMLAFLYPYSFLMKLVVRVINWSIYCHKAVMNVPCKFHGLFKNPYLLVFLFGIVFAGFKGNQTYKDDFMDISINGAGVIPLTANKEVPTSTSIDPQLVDLSNHDVLKDRIASAEDRENKRIADAQKAAESWHEQQASPQHTVIEKNGQVIGSFGENGFKFFASNGDGVRNSDDSINVEATLEALKEKYGASLEIKQYELGEGPTWAEIYEKTYGFKATPPKLDLNLIA; encoded by the coding sequence ATGCTTGAAGAGCCTGCAAACCTTTCTGCCCTAAGGGATCATTTGAGTATTAACAGGACTGCCATGCTAGCCTTTTTATATCCTTATTCCTTCTTAATGAAACTAGTTGTACGTGTAATAAATTGGAGTATTTATTGCCACAAAGCGGTAATGAATGTCCCTTGCAAGTTTCATGGTTTATTTAAAAACCCCTATTTATTGGTGTTTTTGTTTGGCATAGTATTTGCTGGATTTAAAGGGAATCAAACATATAAGGACGATTTTATGGATATTTCAATTAATGGCGCGGGCGTCATACCACTGACGGCAAATAAGGAAGTACCAACTTCAACCAGTATAGACCCTCAGTTGGTCGATCTATCTAACCATGACGTTCTCAAAGACCGGATTGCATCGGCAGAAGATCGAGAAAATAAGCGAATTGCAGATGCTCAGAAAGCAGCAGAAAGTTGGCATGAACAGCAAGCCTCTCCGCAGCATACTGTGATCGAAAAAAATGGTCAGGTTATTGGCAGTTTTGGTGAAAATGGCTTTAAATTTTTTGCATCGAATGGCGATGGTGTTCGTAATTCTGATGATAGCATTAATGTTGAGGCAACATTGGAGGCGTTAAAAGAGAAGTATGGTGCGAGTTTAGAGATTAAGCAGTATGAGCTAGGCGAAGGGCCGACATGGGCCGAAATCTACGAAAAAACTTATGGGTTTAAGGCAACTCCGCCAAAACTGGATTTAAACTTAATCGCATAA